One Bacteroidetes Order II. bacterium genomic window, TGGCAGCACTCTGTAGATACGACTGAATTCCGCCAATATCACTTCACGGCACTTCGTGTTATCGTGAAATCTTCACCCTGAACCTGAACAAAATACATGCCATGTGGCAAGCCTGATGTATCTATCTCCCAATGTACCATACCAGTGGCAGGAAGAACCCCATCAAATACTGTTTTAATGGATTGCCCCAGTGTATTGTACAAAATGGCATTTACTTTCTGAGACTTATTCAGATGGAGGTCTATGCTGATTTTTGAAGTAAAGGGGCTTGGATATAGCATAGAAACATAAGACTGATCCGGCATTTCATTGTCGGTTGAGGCAATTGCTGATAGCGTAAAAGTTTTAGAAACGGTTTTCCCCTGATAGATAGCCTCAAATCGCCATGTTCCTGTCGGAGATGCCGGAAGTGAATAGGTCCAATACCAATAAGAAGCCGGATAATACGTATTCATGGTTTGTGACCAACTAAGCCACGTGTTGCCATTAGGCTGAATAAGGCGATAACTCACACTTTGGCCAGCTTGCTGATCACGGAAGTATGCGGCTGTAATTAGTTGTGATCCCGGTGTAAAAACTGTTTTGTCAAAGGTAGATTCCGGTGTTGGGCAGGTGTTAAACACGGGTGGTTTGCTATGTAGTCGTAGTGCATTAATGCCAGAGTCGTAGTAGGTCTTATTTTCTGACCACCAAGAGGAAGTATTGAGTGAATTACAACTTCCAGCATAAGGGTCTATTAGTTTCCCCGCAGGATCATATACTTCAAAGTGTAGATGCGGTCCGGTGGACTTGCCAGAGCTACCAACCAAACCAAGATATTCTCCTTGTGCCACGCTTTGGCCAATGGCTTTTGAGGTAAGTGAACCCCGTTTAAGGTGACCATACCATGTGGTGGACCCATCGGCATGACGAATAAAGACTGCATTCCAATTGGGGTCGGTGGTCCAGTCACATCTTCTGTCATAGTTACCGTCCACTTTTTGCAAGATAACACCCGGTGCAGCGGCAACCACTTCTACACTATTTTGGTCCATGGCCAGCCATTGAAAAGGCCACAGAAAAATATCAGTTCCATTATGTCCATCATACGTTCGAGAGCCACAATTAAAATCACGGATGCCCGTCGTTTTATCTTGATCTACAAAATTGGAGATGCCATAAAGAGCCGGATCCGCGATGTGCGCTGCCGTACGTATCGGCCATCCAAAACTCACCGCTTCGGTTTTTTGTAGAAGAAGTCCTTGCTGGGCAAGGAGGTAGGTTTGGTTCGCCAAATCGGCGTGAATCCTTAAATAATCACCGGACGTCAAGTGATCTTCGGGCAATGAGAGGCTTCCGCCACCATCTTGCGCAGAAAGAAGGTGTGGCAATAATATTAAAATGAGCAGTGGCAACGAACGCATACAAATAAAACATGGGTTAATGGATCACAAACACCCAATATACCCCTCAAAAAGCGTGCGAAAGAAGATTGGCATTCAAAATAAATATATTTTCAGACTCGTTTTTTGTACTTGGGCCTTCTGGTTTCTTAATTTTGAGTCTCTTCCTTTGTAATACCTACCTATGACTACAGAACACAAGACAAACAGGTCGTTGTTTCAACGAGATTTTTTACCCATCACCATTCCACTAATCATCCTATGGCTACTTATATTTGGAGGCGGCCTTGTTTACGATTATTTACATCGAAGTGGTCCATGGAATCCCCAAAACATCTTTGAGATTATCACCCCACCGCTTTTTGGGACGCTCATACCTGCTTTTATCATTGCTTCTCGGTGGTTAGAACTGGAACAGGAAGACATGATGTTGTTTTCGTTCGGTATCGTATTTAGCTTGTTGTTGATGGGAGTGCTGTGGGCTGGCGGGGGAGGAGTATGGGCCCGACTTGCCTTACAATGGATGTTGATGGTTTTGATTTTATACGTTTCTTTAGAAGCCCTCTGGCGCAAACTGAGGAAAAAATGGAAAGAAGTACAATAGAAGTCAACGCATACCAGAACTTACAAATCAAAAAGGCCGTTCTCTCTAGAACTTAAAAAGAGAACGGCCTTTGCTGTAATTGGCTACACCTTCGGATTATTTGCTACCGATGCCACCGCCACCGCCAGAACTCCGGCGAGACTCGTCCTCGGAACCAGTTTTGCGTTGTCGGCTACCTTTTACTTCGTTGGAGCCAAAACGGTAAGAGAACGTAAACCGCAACTGCCGCGCCTCCCAGTTGGAGCCAACGGTGGTGTTGATACCGCCAAACGTGCTGCTTCCTTTGAAACGTAAGGTTCCCAAAACATCCGAAACGGTCACTTTCAGGCTTCCACGGTCATTAAAGAGTTTTTGCGAGACACCCACATCCAAGCCTCCCATAGGCTTGCTTTTAAACGTCCCACCCCAGATAAAGGGGCCATTATAAAAACCGGAAACCTCCGCAGTGGCGTTCTTGCTCAAAGCATAGGTGGATTGTCCATAGAAGGTATAACCAATCGCCGTCAGGTCAATTATTTTTCCTTGCCCGAAATCGGCTTTATAAAACGAACGGTTCACATTAGCGTTTAAGTAGGCATTCCAACCTTTTTTAATCTGAAGGGGGGCACCAATATTCAGGCTCATCACTTCTTGTTTGGCCAAGTTCTTCTGCGTAATGAACGTCCGGTTGGTCTCGGTTGTGTCCATAATCTGGGTAAAGAAGTCGCGGGTACGGCTAAAGCTAAAGGTGGTTGTGTATTTATACTTATAGGTGTGCGCCAAATCTAGTTTGTTGGTGTACTGAGGTTTCAAGAACGCATTTCCTTTTTGGTACGTCAATTCATCGAGTTTATTCTCGAACGGATTCAGTTGTTGATAAGACGGGCGGTCTATCCGGCGAGTGGCCGATACATTGAGCATGTTCTTTGGATTAAGGTTCATGCTAACCGAAGCCGACGGGAAGACATCTAAATAATTACGGGTTACTTCGTCATCGTTTTGTGGCTTGGCGCTGGTAAGTAGGCCTTCCGAATTGGTTTGTTCCAAGCGTAACCCAGCTTGCAGATTGACTTTGGGTGTAAGGCGCTTGCCGTAGTTTACATAGGCCGCATTGATGTTTTCCTTAAAGGTAAATTGATTACTACGGTCTAAGTTTTTTACATCCACATTATTGATCACATCCCAGAAGGTAAACGTATTATCCGTTATAACATAAGACACCTTAAAGCCTAAATCTAATTTTGCTTTCCCAAGTGGTTGGGTATAATCCCCTTTGAGGGTATAAATATCCACATCAGTCGGGGTGCTGTTTTTGTAAATAAATTGGCGTAGAATCGTGGTTTCAGCAGGATTGTAGTAGGTGTTGGGTTGGTAGGAATCACCACGATTCCGGAAACCCCCGCGATCTGCATCCAGGTTAAACTCTTTTTTGGCCCGCGTATCCGCAAATCGGTAGTTCAGGTTTATGTTAAAATTGCTCCGAGAACCAGGAATGCGGTTGGAAGCTACAAGCAATTCTTTTGGGGTATTGTCTAAGTTGAGGATTGGGGTGCGTCCATTGGAAGACCAAGTTCCAGTCGCATAATTACCGTCGGCCATTAGCCCCAAAGTTTTTTTCTTGTCTAAGGTGTAGTCCAATCCCAATTTTAGGTTGGTATTGTTGTAATCGGCCACTGTTTTAGAGGTTTGGTCATATATCTGACCTGCTTGCACGCGGTAAATCAATTGGTCGTTGGCATTGGGGCCGCCATTATGCCCAACCGAGCCAAAAATATTGGTTTTCTCGCTACGGTTGTTGAATGTCATATTTCCGTTATACCGTGTATTTCGACCTTGTGCGCCACCCGTCGAAAAGGTTCCGTTCGTTCCCCAAGCGGTATTTTTCTTCAGCCGGATGTCTATAATGCCCGCATTGCCAGAGGCATCGTAACGGGCCGAAGGATTGGTGATGAGGTCTATCCGATCTACGTTGCTGGACTGCATGGAACGGAGGAAGTTGGCCAAGTCTTTCCCCGTCATCTGCGTTGGGCGGCCATCAATATAGATTTTAACACTGTTCCGGCCTTGAAGGCTAATGTTATCGTCGTTATCAATGGTTACACCTGGTGCTTTCTGGAGCAATTCGAGACCATTGGAGCCTGTTGCATTCGTGGTTCCTTCCACATTCATCGTCACGCGGTCTGGCTCTAACTGTATGAGCGGGCGTTGCCCTGTGATGGTTACTTGCGTACTGTTTTCGACGGGAAGCAGGCGCAGGAGAGGTACCTGAACCTCGTCTCCAGCCTGAACCATAAACGGCTCGGAGGTAGCTGTTTTAGTCCCCACAAACGAGGCGGATACATAATATTGCCCGGCAGCGACCTTGGGTAACAGATAAACCCCTGCGGTATCGGTAAGGGCCCCTTTTACAAAAGCCTTATCCGCACTACGCATGAGCATAACGGTGGCAAACGGCATGGCCTTGCCTTCTGGATCCAGAATTTTCCCACGTACAGAGGATTGATTCTGGGCAAAAACGGGTGTTATAAGAAAACACCATAAAACGAGGGATGCAATACGATGGAGGTTCATTTTCTGTGTGTATTGGTTTGGTTTCAATAAAAAGCACGTAAAAAACGTGTCCCCGACAAAAACCGAGGATGGGCCATGTTGCAAATAAGGAAGCGCTAAGCCAAGTAGGGTGGAAGACAAACGCCTGATAACTGCATAGGGGACAGTGGAGGACGTGTGTTACACGGTTAAAAGAGCGCAGTTGGTTTGGCAACGGGTTTTAACTACGGGAAAGACGGGGAAATGGTTACACCGTTTCTTGAATTGGAGATGAAGGATGTGAAGGAGGCGTTGGGTATGGGTACTCACAGCAGGGTAAT contains:
- a CDS encoding peptidoglycan DD-metalloendopeptidase family protein — protein: MRSLPLLILILLPHLLSAQDGGGSLSLPEDHLTSGDYLRIHADLANQTYLLAQQGLLLQKTEAVSFGWPIRTAAHIADPALYGISNFVDQDKTTGIRDFNCGSRTYDGHNGTDIFLWPFQWLAMDQNSVEVVAAAPGVILQKVDGNYDRRCDWTTDPNWNAVFIRHADGSTTWYGHLKRGSLTSKAIGQSVAQGEYLGLVGSSGKSTGPHLHFEVYDPAGKLIDPYAGSCNSLNTSSWWSENKTYYDSGINALRLHSKPPVFNTCPTPESTFDKTVFTPGSQLITAAYFRDQQAGQSVSYRLIQPNGNTWLSWSQTMNTYYPASYWYWTYSLPASPTGTWRFEAIYQGKTVSKTFTLSAIASTDNEMPDQSYVSMLYPSPFTSKISIDLHLNKSQKVNAILYNTLGQSIKTVFDGVLPATGMVHWEIDTSGLPHGMYFVQVQGEDFTITRSAVK
- a CDS encoding TonB-dependent receptor, yielding MNLHRIASLVLWCFLITPVFAQNQSSVRGKILDPEGKAMPFATVMLMRSADKAFVKGALTDTAGVYLLPKVAAGQYYVSASFVGTKTATSEPFMVQAGDEVQVPLLRLLPVENSTQVTITGQRPLIQLEPDRVTMNVEGTTNATGSNGLELLQKAPGVTIDNDDNISLQGRNSVKIYIDGRPTQMTGKDLANFLRSMQSSNVDRIDLITNPSARYDASGNAGIIDIRLKKNTAWGTNGTFSTGGAQGRNTRYNGNMTFNNRSEKTNIFGSVGHNGGPNANDQLIYRVQAGQIYDQTSKTVADYNNTNLKLGLDYTLDKKKTLGLMADGNYATGTWSSNGRTPILNLDNTPKELLVASNRIPGSRSNFNINLNYRFADTRAKKEFNLDADRGGFRNRGDSYQPNTYYNPAETTILRQFIYKNSTPTDVDIYTLKGDYTQPLGKAKLDLGFKVSYVITDNTFTFWDVINNVDVKNLDRSNQFTFKENINAAYVNYGKRLTPKVNLQAGLRLEQTNSEGLLTSAKPQNDDEVTRNYLDVFPSASVSMNLNPKNMLNVSATRRIDRPSYQQLNPFENKLDELTYQKGNAFLKPQYTNKLDLAHTYKYKYTTTFSFSRTRDFFTQIMDTTETNRTFITQKNLAKQEVMSLNIGAPLQIKKGWNAYLNANVNRSFYKADFGQGKIIDLTAIGYTFYGQSTYALSKNATAEVSGFYNGPFIWGGTFKSKPMGGLDVGVSQKLFNDRGSLKVTVSDVLGTLRFKGSSTFGGINTTVGSNWEARQLRFTFSYRFGSNEVKGSRQRKTGSEDESRRSSGGGGGIGSK